One Bythopirellula goksoeyrii genomic window, ACAACCCGTCAACGAATCACGCGATTGACTCTAAGTCGCTCGAGAACGGTTTTCCAAAGATCAAGATTACCAGACATTCAAAAGACCCGATTATTGAAAACTCTATTCAGATGGCCTAGATTGCTGACCATCATCTATCATCATTCTCATCCATAATTCAAATTGCAATACATAAAAGAGCGGAAGACTAATATCGGTTGTGCCATTGCGATGATTAATGAGATCCGAAAGTATCTTGTCAGTCTTCCAAAACCCACGTTCGCGAGTACTCTTGTCGGAAAGCACTTGTTTGGCAGTTTCGAAGAGTGAAGTTGTAAACCACATCTGAGATGGGACGGGAAAACCCATCTTGTCCTTACGCAAGCGAACTGCTGGCGGAATGCGATGTTCCATAGCAGCTCGCAAAATGTACTTATTGTAACATCCACGCATTTTCAAATCATTCTTTACTGAGAATAAGAATGAAATAAGTCGATAGTCGAGAAAGGGTAATCGAGCTTCAACCCCGTGTGCCATCGTATTTCGATCTTCAATTCTAAGGTAGAGTGGAAGTGGCCAGTTAGTGATTGACTGCCTCAGTTGTGAGTCCAGCGATAAGTCTAGACGTTGAGGAGTTCCTTTAAGGAGGTTGCTCTTAAATTCTGGCTCGAACCAATTGTTGGCCATATGTCGTCGATATTGCCTTTGGAGCTTTATTTTCTGATATGTGTGACTGCATGCAATTTGGGTCCAGAGTGCCTTTAGTAAAGTGTCTGTGAATAGACCCAACTGTGATCCTCCGAATGCGGACGTAAATGCTCGGATCTCGCTCCAAGCCTCTCGAACCGAAAGATTATAAAAGAGGCTATACCAATAGTTTAGGAAGTAACTAAAGTAACCTGCAGTTGATTCATCTGCACCTTGACCATTAAGGACAACTTTAATACCCGACTCAGCAGCCATTCTGGAAAGTTCAAAGCCAATAAGTGCATTCATTGAATGAACAGGTTCATCGTGATGCCAAAGTGTCAGTGAAAGTGTATTCCATAGTTTCAGTGGATCAGTGGTGCAAAGCCGCAAATCAGCTTTTACCTGAGCAACGGTGTCCTTAATGTATTCGGATTCGTCAAGTTCCCCATGTACGAATGAGAAGGCGCTTATGGGAGAAGAGAGCCCATTCTCCTCAGATAATCGAGCCATTTCACAGATGATGGAGGTTGAATCCAAGCCGCCTGAGAGAAAAACACCCACCGGTACGTCGCTACGCATTCGAAGTCGCACCGAATCAGAAAACAAGGAAAAATACTCCTCGACAAGATCTGACGAATTCGACAAGTCCCCAGACGGTAACTCCCAGTAATTCCAAGATTTCAGCTTGCCGAAACGGTCAACCGAAAACGCTGTGCCTGGTGGAATTTTTTCGATGCCTGCAAAAAATGTTCGCTGGTTAAAGTCCAGCCTCTCTTGAAGAAGAAATTCAGCCGAGATACTCCAATCAACGCCACCACCATAATCTGGATGAACTCGAATGGACTTAATCTCGGAGCCAAAAAGTATCTTAGTATTGCAGCGATATATGAAAAGTGGTTTTATCCCGAAACGATCCCGGGAACCAAAGAGAGTTTTCTTGAGTTTATCATAGACCAAAAAAGACCACATTCCATTTAGTTTGAGCAAACAGTCTACACCCCATTGAATGTAGGCACACAACAAGACTTCCGTATCCCCAGACGTACAAAAACAATAGCCAAGACACTCTAGCTCAGATCGCAATTCAACAAAGTTGTAAATCTCACCATTGAAGACAATTGTGTATCGTCCGTCAGGACTTGTCATAGGCTGATCGGCTGCATCAGTAAGATCTAATATCGATAGTCGTTGAAATCCAAAACCGACGTTTTTGTCATACCAAATTCCAGAACTATCAGGGCCTCGATGCTGGATTGCCTTTGCCATCTTTTTAAGCTGATTGTAGTCAACAATAGCACCGTCGAATGAAACGATAGCCACTAAACCGCACATTAGAATACACTTCCTGGCTTTAGCCAATGATGGATATTTATTACGGAACGAATTATTTCGATCCAACTTCTTGCGAACTGCCTTACATTTCCCATCGCCCAACTGAAAGGACTATTAATACAGAATCTTTTCCAGTCTGATTTTCAATTAGATGACTTGTGAGACATAAGAAATACAAAGCTAGTAAAAGTACTTCTATTAAAAACCAATTGAAGTAAGGCATATACCAGGGATCCAATTATTATCGCACAAACAAGAAATAATATGCCATTAGAAATAAAACTGGGAAAGACTACCTTGATGAAGACTGCCGATCCGTAAACTATGGCAGAAAACATACAGGGCTTAAAGAGTTGAAGAAAGTAATTGCCAAGTGTCAATTCTGTTATAGAAAGAGTGCGCGTTAAAGTGATAAGAAAGCAAATTGGATAGACGGTGAGCCATACAAGACACACTGTGACGATATTTCCCCAATAGCTGGCTGCGGCAAAACAAGGAACAAGTAAAGCAAGTGAGAAGAGATTATTGGTGGCCGCTTTGCCTGGTCGACCTAAACCAAACAACACTGTCGTGTTAATCGATTCAAGCAATCTCAGCGGCACGGGGATAGCCAACAGCCAGAGGGGCATTGCGACTGCTACCCAGTCAGGTCCCAACAAAACTGAAACGATGTCAGAAGAAACTGATGCGATTCCGAAAAAAATCGGAAACGCAATAAATGAAATCATCCGAACGGCAAAAACGAACTTTCTAGTTGCTTCCTTAAGATCTAATTGAATTCTTGAGAATGCAGCAAATCCGACTTCGTTAAAGATTACAGTTACCTTTTGCATAGGTAGAGTGGCCAATTGCATAGCCACGGAATAGATACCAAGTTGTTCGTTGCCGAGAAACCTTCCGATAAAAAAAACATCGGCCTGAGTAGATAGATACCACAATATTCTGTCCATTGACACTAAACCACCAAATTTCATCTCGGCTAAAAGCTTTCTTAACTCAAAGCTCGGACTATAGATTTTGCCAAGCACTATCCACAGTCCAATCATGTTAGCGATGGCAAAGCCTAGCGACCCGTAGACAAGTGCCCATACTCCCCACCCGGCAATAGCGAGTCCGAGGGTGGCAATGCTAGAGATGACTGCGCATAGAAACTCTACGACGGATTTTTTCTGAAATAGCATCTCCCGCTGAATTAAAGCTCGCGGAACGCTTGCTAAGGACGAGACAGGGAGTCTCAAAGCCAAACACTTCAATATTGCTGCCAAATCAGGCTCTTCAAAGAAGTTGGCAACCACGGATGAACACATATAGATTAGTAAATAGACAGTGATTCCGAATACAATTACAAGTCCAAGGATGTTTTTTATATCAGAGTCAGCGAGTTGCCGCTTGTTTATAATAGCCGCCGAGAGTCCCATCTCCTCGAATAGTCCAAAAAACCCTATGAACATTCCAGCAAGGGCCATCAACCCATAGTCGTTTGGTGATAGAATTCTAATTATGAATATCGTTGCTACCCATGTTACGAGTTGTGCCAACAGTCTAGCAGTGAGCAGCCAACGAAGTGAAGATAGGACTTCTGATCTCATTCTCGTCTATACCTTGCTTAGGAGATTCTGGAAAAACTGTTTTCAACGATGAGTGAGGCTACCCGAGGTGTTATTAAAAGCTCTGTTCTATTAAATCAGAAAAAGCGGCGTATAGTGTTGAGATTATTCACACTTCTATGGACTAATTTGGCTACAAGGATACGCTGTGGCCTGCCCCGAATAGAGACATCAGTATTTAAGTTACGTATTGTAGCGGTTGAATCTCACCCCAACTTGGTACCAGTTGTAATGCTAGAAAACAAGATTTTCAGCCCAGGCAAGCCTGGGCTGACAATTTGAAAAATTCTTTCGGTGTGCGGTGCCA contains:
- a CDS encoding lipopolysaccharide biosynthesis protein; this encodes MRSEVLSSLRWLLTARLLAQLVTWVATIFIIRILSPNDYGLMALAGMFIGFFGLFEEMGLSAAIINKRQLADSDIKNILGLVIVFGITVYLLIYMCSSVVANFFEEPDLAAILKCLALRLPVSSLASVPRALIQREMLFQKKSVVEFLCAVISSIATLGLAIAGWGVWALVYGSLGFAIANMIGLWIVLGKIYSPSFELRKLLAEMKFGGLVSMDRILWYLSTQADVFFIGRFLGNEQLGIYSVAMQLATLPMQKVTVIFNEVGFAAFSRIQLDLKEATRKFVFAVRMISFIAFPIFFGIASVSSDIVSVLLGPDWVAVAMPLWLLAIPVPLRLLESINTTVLFGLGRPGKAATNNLFSLALLVPCFAAASYWGNIVTVCLVWLTVYPICFLITLTRTLSITELTLGNYFLQLFKPCMFSAIVYGSAVFIKVVFPSFISNGILFLVCAIIIGSLVYALLQLVFNRSTFTSFVFLMSHKSSN
- the asnB gene encoding asparagine synthase (glutamine-hydrolyzing), producing the protein MAIVSFDGAIVDYNQLKKMAKAIQHRGPDSSGIWYDKNVGFGFQRLSILDLTDAADQPMTSPDGRYTIVFNGEIYNFVELRSELECLGYCFCTSGDTEVLLCAYIQWGVDCLLKLNGMWSFLVYDKLKKTLFGSRDRFGIKPLFIYRCNTKILFGSEIKSIRVHPDYGGGVDWSISAEFLLQERLDFNQRTFFAGIEKIPPGTAFSVDRFGKLKSWNYWELPSGDLSNSSDLVEEYFSLFSDSVRLRMRSDVPVGVFLSGGLDSTSIICEMARLSEENGLSSPISAFSFVHGELDESEYIKDTVAQVKADLRLCTTDPLKLWNTLSLTLWHHDEPVHSMNALIGFELSRMAAESGIKVVLNGQGADESTAGYFSYFLNYWYSLFYNLSVREAWSEIRAFTSAFGGSQLGLFTDTLLKALWTQIACSHTYQKIKLQRQYRRHMANNWFEPEFKSNLLKGTPQRLDLSLDSQLRQSITNWPLPLYLRIEDRNTMAHGVEARLPFLDYRLISFLFSVKNDLKMRGCYNKYILRAAMEHRIPPAVRLRKDKMGFPVPSQMWFTTSLFETAKQVLSDKSTRERGFWKTDKILSDLINHRNGTTDISLPLFYVLQFELWMRMMIDDGQQSRPSE